The following coding sequences lie in one Lacerta agilis isolate rLacAgi1 chromosome 4, rLacAgi1.pri, whole genome shotgun sequence genomic window:
- the LOC117045278 gene encoding collagenase 3-like, with the protein MKGALVCMALFLPYSLAVPIAHGPEAQSIADLKFVEAYLDKYFPSSSPHLKSGSQSIEEKLRQMQSFFHLTVTGKMNQETMTTMKQPRCGVSDVSEKSAARWGKTLLTYRINNYTPDMPRSKVDDAIAKAFKVWSDVTPLQFRRTYRPADIEIFFTTGAHGDYSAFDGRGGTLAHAFFPGRGIGGDAHFDDSEHFSEFNREINLFLVAAHEFGHSLGLSHSNVRGSLMFPSYSFVNPNNFNLPNDDRQRIQRLYGLPK; encoded by the exons ATGAAAGGTGCCCTGGTCTGCATGGCACTTTTTCTGCCTTACAGCTTGGCTGTCCCAATAGCTCACGGCCCTGAAGCACAGAGCATTGCGGATCTGAAGTTTGTAGAG GCTTATCTCGATAAGTACTTCCCATCCTCATCACCACATCTTAAAAGTGGCAGTCAAAGCATAGAGGAGAAGCTCAGACAAATGCAGAGTTTCTTTCATTTGACTGTCACTGGGAAAATGAACCAAGAAACTATGACAACAATGAAGCAACCTCGGTGTGGAGTCTCAGATGTCTCAGAAAAATCTGCAGCAAGATGGGGAAAGACATTGCTCACGTACAG GATTAATAACTACACCCCAGATATGCCGAGGTCCAAGGTGGATGACGCAATAGCAAAGGCATTCAAGGTGTGGAGCGATGTGACCCCATTGCAGTTCAGGAGAACTTACAGACCTGCTGATATTGAAATTTTTTTTACGACTGGTG CCCATGGAGACTATTCTGCTTTTGATGGAAGAGGAGGGACGTTGGCTCATGCATTTTTTCCTGGACGAGGCATAGGGGGAGACGCTCATTTTGATGACAGCGAGCACTTTTCGGAATTCAACAGAG AAATCAACCTATTCCTTGTTGCTGCACATGAATTTGGCCATTCTTTGGGATTGAGCCATTCGAATGTCCGTGGTTCTTTGATGTTCCCTTCCTATTCCTTTGTGAACCCAAATAACTTCAACCTTCCAAACGACGACAGGCAAAGGATTCAGAGATTATACG GACTGCCAAAGTGA